The following coding sequences are from one Pongo abelii isolate AG06213 chromosome 3, NHGRI_mPonAbe1-v2.0_pri, whole genome shotgun sequence window:
- the HTRA3 gene encoding serine protease HTRA3 isoform X2, producing MQARALLLAALAALALAREPPAAPCPARCDVSRCPSPRCPGGYVPDLCNCCLVCAASEGEPCGGPLDSPCGESLECVRGLCRCRWSHAVCGTDGHTYANVCALQAASRRALQLSGTPVRQLQKGACPLGLHQLSSPRYKFNFIADVVEKIAPAVVHIELFLRHPLFGRNVPLSSGSGFIMSEAGLIITNAHVVSSNSAAPGRQQLKVQLQNGDSYEATIKDIDKKSDIATIKIHPKKKLPVLLLGHSADLRPGEFVVAIGSPFALQNTVTTGIVSTAQREGRELGLRDSDMDYIQTDAIINYGNSGGPLVNLDGEVIGINTLKVTAGISFAIPSDRITRFLTEFQDKQTKAPSLAVH from the exons ATGCAGGCGCGAGCGCTGCTCCTGGCCGCGTTGGCCGCGCTGGCGCTGGCCCGGGAGCCCCCTGCGGCGCCGTGTCCCGCGCGCTGCGACGTGTCGCGGTGTCCCAGCCCCCGCTGCCCCGGCGGCTACGTGCCCGACCTCTGCAACTGCTGCCTGGTGTGCGCCGCCAGCGAGGGCGAGCCCTGTGGCGGCCCCCTGGACTCGCCTTGCGGGGAGAGCCTGGAGTGCGTGCGCGGCCTGTGCCGCTGCCGCTGGTCGCACGCCGTGTGTGGCACCGACGGGCACACCTATGCCAACGTGTGCGCGCTGCAGGCGGCCAGCCGCCGTGCGCTGCAGCTCTCCGGGACGCCCGTGCGCCAGCTGCAGAAGGGCGCCTGCCCGTTGG GTCTCCACCAGCTGAGCAGCCCGCGCTACAAGTTTAACTTCATTGCCGATGTGGTGGAGAAGATCGCACCAGCCGTGGTCCACATAGAGCTCTTCCTGAG ACACCCGCTGTTTGGCCGCAACGTGCCCCTGTCCAGCGGCTCTGGCTTCATCATGTCAGAGGCCGGCCTGATCATCACCAATGCCCACGTGGTGTCCAGCAACAGCGCTGCCCCAGGCAGGCAGCAGCTCAAGGTGCAGCTACAGAATGGGGACTCCTATGAGGCCACCATCAAAGACATCGACAAGAAGTCGGACATTGCCACCATCAAGATCCATCCCAAG aAAAAGCTCCCTGTGTTGTTGCTGGGTCACTCGGCCGACCTGCGGCCTGGGGAGTTTGTGGTGGCCATCGGCAGTCCCTTTGCCCTGCAGAACACAGTGACAACGGGCATCGTCAGCACTGCCCAGCGGGAGGGCAGGGAGCTGGGCCTCCGGGACTCCGACATGGACTATATCCAGACGGACGCCATCATCAAC TACGGGAACTCCGGGGGACCACTGGTGAACTTG GATGGCGAGGTCATTGGCATCAACACGCTCAAGGTCACGGCTGGCATCTCCTTTGCCATCCCCTCGGACCGCATCACACGGTTCCTCACAGAGTTCCAAGACAAGCAGACCAAAG